The following proteins are co-located in the Solanum pennellii chromosome 1, SPENNV200 genome:
- the LOC107029187 gene encoding uncharacterized protein At4g06744-like, which produces MKLFYSLIIISILNNINCQLLPPLPSPNLTFIDQSLALIFPIIQNFKNTITLDPFGVTKTWTGPDICNYKGFYCDNPPNNSSAISLASIDFNGFQLSAPTLDGFIDQLPDLAIFHANTNNFSGIISSKISNLPYLYELDLSNNQFIGTFPMSILNIKTLTFLDIRYNLLTGIIPPQIFVQYLDAFFLNNNNFIQILPDSIGSTSAFYLTLANNKFVGPIPPTIGQAPNLLEILLLNNFLTGCIPYELGLLKKAIVIDVGFNTLTGPLPCSLGCLESVEQLNFAGNLLYGQVPEVICSLKSLVNFTLSYNYFTKVGPLCRELIENGVLNVEKNCINGLPNQRSILECVLFRMQIKLCPLQKSLRIIPCNISKFSPHRPPRPERHLISYSALSKHTKLY; this is translated from the coding sequence ATGAAGCTCTTTTATTCACTCATTATAATTTCAATTCTCAACAATATTAATTGCCAATTACTACCACCTTTACCATCACCAAATTTAACCTTCATAGACCAAAGTTTAGCTCTAATATTCCCAATAATacaaaacttcaagaacacaaTTACTCTTGATCCTTTTGGTGTGACAAAAACTTGGACAGGCCCTGATATTTGCAATTATAAAGGCTTTTATTGTGATAATCCACCTAATAATTCCTCAGCAATTTCTCTTGCTTCTATAGATTTCAATGGATTTCAACTAAGTGCACCTACATTAGATGGTTTCATTGATCAACTCCCTGATTTAGCCATTTTTCATGCTAATACCAACAATTTTTCAGGCataatttcttcaaaaatttctaATCTTCCATATCTTTACGAACTTGATCTTAGTAACAACCAATTCATCGGTACATTTCCCATGTCAATTCTCAATATCAAGACTCTAACTTTCTTGGATATTCGTTACAATCTCTTGACAGGAATAATCCCACCTCAAATTTTCGTACAATATCTTGATGCATTTTTtcttaacaataataatttcattCAAATACTCCCTGACAGCATTGGATCCACCTCTGCTTTTTATTTAACCTTAGCCAACAACAAATTCGTTGGTCCAATCCCACCTACCATTGGACAAGCTCCGAATTTGTTGGAAATTTTGTTATTGAACAACTTCCTTACTGGTTGCATTCCTTATGAATTAGGCCTTTTGAAAAAAGCAATTGTGATTGACGTTGGATTTAACACGTTAACTGGTCCATTGCCATGTTCGTTAGGGTGTTTGGAAAGTGTGGAACAACTGAATTTTGCTGGAAATTTGCTATACGGACAAGTTCCAGAAGTGATATGTTCACTGAAAAGTTTAGTGAATTTTACTTTGTCgtataattattttacaaaagtAGGGCCATTATGTAGGGAATTGATCGAAAATGGAGTTCTCAATGTTGAAAAAAACTGTATTAATGGTCTTCCTAATCAGAGATCAATATTGGAGTGTGTATTATTCAGGATGCAAATTAAATTGTGTCCATTACAGAAGAGTTTGAGGATCATACCTTgtaatatttctaaatttagtCCCCATAGACCACCTAGACCAGAAAGACATTTAATTTCATACTCTGCTTTGTCAAAACATACAAAATTGTATTAA